One part of the Salmo salar chromosome ssa28, Ssal_v3.1, whole genome shotgun sequence genome encodes these proteins:
- the LOC106589274 gene encoding syntaxin-4, producing the protein MRDRTKELGNTAEASDEEEEGRALMVKPGISTVKEEKENDAFFKKVLEIRGVMEMLKKVVSDLENKQKTVLGVALPEDGMKRELQTLREEIKTMAMQIQKKLNTIEPKKGDDDGKYVPINLRMQRAQYGVLSREFVELMGHCNIIQASYRDRNVERIQRQLRITGTNVTDEELDGMLESGLTDVFTQNILIDAKATKQALNEIESRHDEILKLERSIRDLHDMFQYLAMEVEAQAEMVNRIEANIINSTNYVEKAVADTAKAATYQNQARKKMIWIALCCAILLLILAISLAISFS; encoded by the exons ATGCGGGACCGAACTAAGGAACTTGGCAAT ACCGCAGAGGCGTCagacgaggaggaagagggcAGGGCCCTTATGGTCAAACCGGGGATTTCTACAGtgaaggaagagaaggagaatGATGCTTTTTTCAAGAAG GTCCTAGAGATTCGAGGGGTAATGGAGATGCTTAAAAAGGTGGTCTCTGACCTTGAGAACAAACAGAAGACAGTGTTGGGTGTGGCACTGCCAGAGGACG GTATGAAAAGGGAACTCCAAACCCTTCGGGAAGAGATCAAAACAATGGCAATGCAGATCCAGAAGAAACTGAACA ccATTGAACCCAAAAAAGGAGATGATGATGGGAAATACGTTCCCATAAACCTAAGGATGCAGAGAGCACAA taTGGTGTCTTGTCTCGAGAGTTTGTGGAGTTGATGGGCCACTGTAACATCATCCAGGCTTCTTACAGAGATCGCAACGTGGAGAGGATACAGAGGCAGCTCAGAATCA CGGGCACCAATGTTACAGATGAGGAGTTGGACGGTATGCTTGAAAGTGGACTGACTGATGTTTTCACACAGAAT ATCCTGATCGACGCTAAAGCCACTAAGCAGGCGCTGAATGAGATTGAGTCCCGGCATGATGAGATCCTTAAACTGGAAAGGAGCATTAGGGACCTGCATGACATGTTCCAGTACCTGGCCATGGAGGTGGAGGCTCAG GCGGAGATGGTCAACCGCATTGAAGCCAACATCATCAATTCAACTAACTATGTGGAAAAGGCAGTGGCAGACACTGCGAAAGCTGCCACCTATCAAAACCAAGCACGCAAG AAGATGATATGGATTGCGTTATGCTGTGCCATTCTCCTCCTCATTTTAGCCATCTCATTGGCTATCAGCTTCTCCTGA